The Neofelis nebulosa isolate mNeoNeb1 chromosome X, mNeoNeb1.pri, whole genome shotgun sequence genome has a segment encoding these proteins:
- the NOX1 gene encoding NADPH oxidase 1 isoform X3 yields MGNWVVNYWFSVLFLATWLGLNVFLFMHAFLSYEKADKYFYTREILGSALAWARASARCLNFNSMLILLPVCRNLLSFLRGTCSFCRHALRKQLDHNLTFHKLVAYMICLHTAIHIIAHLFNFEHYSRSRWATDGSLASILSTLSQQERDEDSWINPIQSPNMTVEYVTFTSIAGVSGVIITIALVLMVTSAMQFIRRSYFEVFWYTHHIFIIYFIGLGIHGIGGIVRGQTEESLNESHPHKCAEFLEQWDDHDSHCKHPRFEGLPAESWKWILAPGILYIFERILRFYRSKQKVVITKVVMHPSKVLELQMSKHGFIMEVGQYIFVNCPSISYLEWHPFTLTSAPEEDFFSIHIRAVGDWTENLIRAFEQQHSPIPRIEVDGPFGTVSEDVFQYEVAVLVGAGIGVTPFASILKSIWYKFRHADHNLKTQTIYFFWICRETGAFAWFSDLLASLEHEMEELGKVDFLNYRLFLTGWDTNIAGHAALNFDKATDILTGLKQKTSFGRPMWDNEFSTIANAHPKSVVGVFLCGPQTLAKSLSKCCHQYSSLDPRKVQFYFNKEDF; encoded by the exons ATGGGCAACTGGGTGGTTAACTACTGgttctcagttttgtttctg gctACTTGGTTGGGGCTGAATGTTTTCCTGTTCATGCATGCCTTCCTGTCATATGAAAAAGCCGATAAGTATTTTTATACAAGAGAAATCCTGGGG TCGGCGTTGGCCTGGGCCCGAGCCTCTGCTCGCTGCCTGAATTTTAACAGCATGCTGATCCTGCTTCCTGTGTGTCGAAATCTGCTGTCCTTCCTGAGGGGCACCTGCTCA TTTTGCAGGCATGCTCTGAGAAAGCAACTGGATCACAATCTCACCTTCCACAAACTGGTAGCATATATGATCTGCCTACACACAG CTATTCATATCATTGCACACCTGTTCAACTTTGAACACTACAGCAGAAGCCGATGGGCCACAGATGGATCCCTTGCTTCCATTCTCTCCACCCTATCTCAACAAGAGAGAGATGAAGATTCTTGGATAAATCCTATCCAGTCCCCAAACATG ACAGTGGAGTATGTGACATTTACCAGCATCGCTGGTGTCAGTGGAGTGATCATCACAATAGCTCTGGTTCTCATGGTGACTTCAGCTATGCAGTTTATCCGGAGGAGTTATTTTGAGGTCTTCTGGTATACTCACCATATTTTTATCATCTACTTCATTGGTTTAGGGATTCACGGCATTGG TGGAATTGTCCGAGGTCAAACAGAAGAGAGCCTGAATGAGAGTCATCCACACAAGTGTGCAGAATTTTTAGAGCAGTGGGATGATCATGACTCCCACTGCAAGCATCCCCGATTTGAAGGGCTCCCTGCTGAG TCTTGGAAGTGGATACTTGCACCAGGCATTCTTTATATCTTTGAAAGGATTCTCCGATTTTATCGTTCAAAGCAGAAGGTTGTGATTACCAAG GTTGTCATGCACCCATCCAAAGTTTTAGAATTGCAGATGAGCAAGCATGGCTTCATCATGGAAGTGGGAcagtatatttttgttaattgtcCTTCAATCTCTTACTTGGAATGGCATCCCTTTACTCTGACCTCTGCTCCAGAGGAAGACTTCTTCTCCATTCATATCAGGGCAGTGGGAGACTGGACAGAAAATCTCATAAGGGCTTTTGAGCAACAGCATTCACCAATTCCCAG GATTGAGGTGGATGGTCCTTTTGGCACTGTCAGTGAAGATGTTTTCCAGTATGAAGTGGCTGTATTGGTTGGAGCAGGAATTGGGGTCACCCCCTTTGCTTCCATCTTAAAATCTATCTGGTACAAGTTTCGGCACGCAGATCACAACCTTAAAACACAAACG ATCTATTTCTTCTGGATCTGCAGGGAGACAGGTGCCTTTGCCTGGTTCAGTGACCTATTGGCTTCTCTGGAACATGAGATGGAAGAATTAGGCAAAGTGGATTTTCTAAACTACCGTCTCTTTCTCACTGGATGGGACACCAACATT GCTGGTCATGCCGCATTAAACTTTGACAAGGCCACTGACATCCTGACAGGTCTGAAACAGAAAACCTCATTTGGGAGACCCATGTGGGACAATGAGTTTTCTACAATAGCTAATGCCCACCCCAA
- the NOX1 gene encoding NADPH oxidase 1 isoform X1 translates to MGNWVVNYWFSVLFLATWLGLNVFLFMHAFLSYEKADKYFYTREILGFCRHALRKQLDHNLTFHKLVAYMICLHTAIHIIAHLFNFEHYSRSRWATDGSLASILSTLSQQERDEDSWINPIQSPNMTVEYVTFTSIAGVSGVIITIALVLMVTSAMQFIRRSYFEVFWYTHHIFIIYFIGLGIHGIGGIVRGQTEESLNESHPHKCAEFLEQWDDHDSHCKHPRFEGLPAESWKWILAPGILYIFERILRFYRSKQKVVITKVVMHPSKVLELQMSKHGFIMEVGQYIFVNCPSISYLEWHPFTLTSAPEEDFFSIHIRAVGDWTENLIRAFEQQHSPIPRIEVDGPFGTVSEDVFQYEVAVLVGAGIGVTPFASILKSIWYKFRHADHNLKTQTIYFFWICRETGAFAWFSDLLASLEHEMEELGKVDFLNYRLFLTGWDTNIAGHAALNFDKATDILTGLKQKTSFGRPMWDNEFSTIANAHPKSVVGVFLCGPQTLAKSLSKCCHQYSSLDPRKVQFYFNKEDF, encoded by the exons ATGGGCAACTGGGTGGTTAACTACTGgttctcagttttgtttctg gctACTTGGTTGGGGCTGAATGTTTTCCTGTTCATGCATGCCTTCCTGTCATATGAAAAAGCCGATAAGTATTTTTATACAAGAGAAATCCTGGGG TTTTGCAGGCATGCTCTGAGAAAGCAACTGGATCACAATCTCACCTTCCACAAACTGGTAGCATATATGATCTGCCTACACACAG CTATTCATATCATTGCACACCTGTTCAACTTTGAACACTACAGCAGAAGCCGATGGGCCACAGATGGATCCCTTGCTTCCATTCTCTCCACCCTATCTCAACAAGAGAGAGATGAAGATTCTTGGATAAATCCTATCCAGTCCCCAAACATG ACAGTGGAGTATGTGACATTTACCAGCATCGCTGGTGTCAGTGGAGTGATCATCACAATAGCTCTGGTTCTCATGGTGACTTCAGCTATGCAGTTTATCCGGAGGAGTTATTTTGAGGTCTTCTGGTATACTCACCATATTTTTATCATCTACTTCATTGGTTTAGGGATTCACGGCATTGG TGGAATTGTCCGAGGTCAAACAGAAGAGAGCCTGAATGAGAGTCATCCACACAAGTGTGCAGAATTTTTAGAGCAGTGGGATGATCATGACTCCCACTGCAAGCATCCCCGATTTGAAGGGCTCCCTGCTGAG TCTTGGAAGTGGATACTTGCACCAGGCATTCTTTATATCTTTGAAAGGATTCTCCGATTTTATCGTTCAAAGCAGAAGGTTGTGATTACCAAG GTTGTCATGCACCCATCCAAAGTTTTAGAATTGCAGATGAGCAAGCATGGCTTCATCATGGAAGTGGGAcagtatatttttgttaattgtcCTTCAATCTCTTACTTGGAATGGCATCCCTTTACTCTGACCTCTGCTCCAGAGGAAGACTTCTTCTCCATTCATATCAGGGCAGTGGGAGACTGGACAGAAAATCTCATAAGGGCTTTTGAGCAACAGCATTCACCAATTCCCAG GATTGAGGTGGATGGTCCTTTTGGCACTGTCAGTGAAGATGTTTTCCAGTATGAAGTGGCTGTATTGGTTGGAGCAGGAATTGGGGTCACCCCCTTTGCTTCCATCTTAAAATCTATCTGGTACAAGTTTCGGCACGCAGATCACAACCTTAAAACACAAACG ATCTATTTCTTCTGGATCTGCAGGGAGACAGGTGCCTTTGCCTGGTTCAGTGACCTATTGGCTTCTCTGGAACATGAGATGGAAGAATTAGGCAAAGTGGATTTTCTAAACTACCGTCTCTTTCTCACTGGATGGGACACCAACATT GCTGGTCATGCCGCATTAAACTTTGACAAGGCCACTGACATCCTGACAGGTCTGAAACAGAAAACCTCATTTGGGAGACCCATGTGGGACAATGAGTTTTCTACAATAGCTAATGCCCACCCCAA
- the NOX1 gene encoding NADPH oxidase 1 isoform X2 yields MGNWVVNYWFSVLFLATWLGLNVFLFMHAFLSYEKADKYFYTREILGSALAWARASARCLNFNSMLILLPVCRNLLSFLRGTCSFCRHALRKQLDHNLTFHKLVAYMICLHTAIHIIAHLFNFEHYSRSRWATDGSLASILSTLSQQERDEDSWINPIQSPNMTVEYVTFTSIAGVSGVIITIALVLMVTSAMQFIRRSYFEVFWYTHHIFIIYFIGLGIHGIGGIVRGQTEESLNESHPHKCAEFLEQWDDHDSHCKHPRFEGLPAESWKWILAPGILYIFERILRFYRSKQKVVITKVVMHPSKVLELQMSKHGFIMEVGQYIFVNCPSISYLEWHPFTLTSAPEEDFFSIHIRAVGDWTENLIRAFEQQHSPIPRIEVDGPFGTVSEDVFQYEVAVLVGAGIGVTPFASILKSIWYKFRHADHNLKTQTAGHAALNFDKATDILTGLKQKTSFGRPMWDNEFSTIANAHPKSVVGVFLCGPQTLAKSLSKCCHQYSSLDPRKVQFYFNKEDF; encoded by the exons ATGGGCAACTGGGTGGTTAACTACTGgttctcagttttgtttctg gctACTTGGTTGGGGCTGAATGTTTTCCTGTTCATGCATGCCTTCCTGTCATATGAAAAAGCCGATAAGTATTTTTATACAAGAGAAATCCTGGGG TCGGCGTTGGCCTGGGCCCGAGCCTCTGCTCGCTGCCTGAATTTTAACAGCATGCTGATCCTGCTTCCTGTGTGTCGAAATCTGCTGTCCTTCCTGAGGGGCACCTGCTCA TTTTGCAGGCATGCTCTGAGAAAGCAACTGGATCACAATCTCACCTTCCACAAACTGGTAGCATATATGATCTGCCTACACACAG CTATTCATATCATTGCACACCTGTTCAACTTTGAACACTACAGCAGAAGCCGATGGGCCACAGATGGATCCCTTGCTTCCATTCTCTCCACCCTATCTCAACAAGAGAGAGATGAAGATTCTTGGATAAATCCTATCCAGTCCCCAAACATG ACAGTGGAGTATGTGACATTTACCAGCATCGCTGGTGTCAGTGGAGTGATCATCACAATAGCTCTGGTTCTCATGGTGACTTCAGCTATGCAGTTTATCCGGAGGAGTTATTTTGAGGTCTTCTGGTATACTCACCATATTTTTATCATCTACTTCATTGGTTTAGGGATTCACGGCATTGG TGGAATTGTCCGAGGTCAAACAGAAGAGAGCCTGAATGAGAGTCATCCACACAAGTGTGCAGAATTTTTAGAGCAGTGGGATGATCATGACTCCCACTGCAAGCATCCCCGATTTGAAGGGCTCCCTGCTGAG TCTTGGAAGTGGATACTTGCACCAGGCATTCTTTATATCTTTGAAAGGATTCTCCGATTTTATCGTTCAAAGCAGAAGGTTGTGATTACCAAG GTTGTCATGCACCCATCCAAAGTTTTAGAATTGCAGATGAGCAAGCATGGCTTCATCATGGAAGTGGGAcagtatatttttgttaattgtcCTTCAATCTCTTACTTGGAATGGCATCCCTTTACTCTGACCTCTGCTCCAGAGGAAGACTTCTTCTCCATTCATATCAGGGCAGTGGGAGACTGGACAGAAAATCTCATAAGGGCTTTTGAGCAACAGCATTCACCAATTCCCAG GATTGAGGTGGATGGTCCTTTTGGCACTGTCAGTGAAGATGTTTTCCAGTATGAAGTGGCTGTATTGGTTGGAGCAGGAATTGGGGTCACCCCCTTTGCTTCCATCTTAAAATCTATCTGGTACAAGTTTCGGCACGCAGATCACAACCTTAAAACACAAACG GCTGGTCATGCCGCATTAAACTTTGACAAGGCCACTGACATCCTGACAGGTCTGAAACAGAAAACCTCATTTGGGAGACCCATGTGGGACAATGAGTTTTCTACAATAGCTAATGCCCACCCCAA